From one Rattus norvegicus strain BN/NHsdMcwi chromosome 7, GRCr8, whole genome shotgun sequence genomic stretch:
- the Slc1a6 gene encoding excitatory amino acid transporter 4, giving the protein MSSHGNSLFLRESGAGGGCLQGLQDSLQQRALRTRLRLQTMTREHVRRFLRRNAFILLTVSAVIIGVSLAFALRPYQLSYRQIKYFSFPGELLMRMLQMLVLPLIVSSLVTGMASLDNKATGRMGMRAAVYYMVTTVIAVFIGILMVTIIHPGKGSKEGLHREGRIETVPTADAFMDLVRNMFPPNLVEACFKQFKTQYSTRVVTRTIVRTDNGSELGASISPPSSAENETSILENVTRALGTLQEVISFEETVPVPGSANGINALGLVVFSVAFGLVIGGMKHKGRVLRDFFDSLNEAIMRLVGIIIWYAPVGILFLIAGKILEMEDMAVLGGQLGMYTLTVIVGLFLHAGGVLPLIYFLVTHRNPFPFIGGILQALITAMGTSSSSATLPITFRCLEEGLGVDRRITRFVLPVGATVNMDGTALYEALAAIFIAQVNNYELNLGQITTISITATAASVGAAGIPQAGLVTMVIVLTSVGLPTEDITLIIAVDWFLDRLRTMTNVLGDSIGAAVIEHLSQRELELQEAELTLPSLGKPYKSLMAQEKGASRGRGGNESVM; this is encoded by the exons ATGAGCAGCCACGGCAACAGTCTGTTCCTGAGGGAGAGCGGCGCTGGCGGGGGCTGTCTGCAAGGCCTGCAGGACAGTCTGCAGCAGAGAGCACTGCGCACGCGCTTGCGCCTGCAGACCATGACCCGAGAGCACGTGCGGCGCTTCCTGCGCCGAAATGCCTTCATCTTGCTCACAGTCAGCGCTGTGATCATTG GCGTCAGCCTGGCATTTGCCTTGCGCCCATACCAGCTCTCCTACCGCCAGATCAAGTACTTCTCTTTTCCTGGTGAGCTGCTCATGAGGATGCTGCAGATGCTGGTGCTACCCCTCATTGTCTCCAGCCTTGTCACAG GTATGGCATCCTTGGACAACAAGGCAACAGGGAGGATGGGAATGAGGGCAGCTGTGTACTACATGGTGACGACCGTCATTGCAGTTTTCATCGGCATCCTAATGGTTACCATCATACATCCTGGGAAGGGCTCCAAGGAGGGGCTGCACCGTGAGGGCCGAATTGAGACTGTTCCAACAGCTGATGCTTTCATGGACCTGGTCAG AAATATGTTTCCACCAAACCTTGTGGAGGCCTGCTTCAAACAG TTTAAAACACAGTACAGCACACGAGTGGTAACAAGGACGATTGTAAGGACAGACAACGGGTCAGAGTTGGGGGCCTCCATTTCTCCTCCATCCTCAGCAGAAAATGAAACCAGCATCCTGGAAAATGTCACCCGGGCCTTGGGCACCCTGCAGGAGGTGATAAGCTTTGAGGAGACTGTGCCTGTACCTGGCTCAGCTAATGGCATCAACGCTTTGGGCCTCGTGGTCTTCTCTGTGGCCTTCGGGCTGGTCATCGGTGGCATGAAGCACAAAGGCCGTGTCCTGAGGGATTTCTTCGACAGCCTCAATGAGGCTATTATGAGGCTGGTGGGCATCATCATCTG GTATGCACCAGTGGGCATCCTGTTCCTGATTGCTGGAAAGATTCTGGAAATGGAAGACATGGCTGTCCTTGGAGGTCAGCTGGGCATGTACACGCTGACTGTCATTGTCGGCTTATTTCTTCATGCTGGTGGTGTGTTACCCCTCATCTACTTCCTTGTCACACATCGGAACCCCTTTCCCTTCATCGGTGGTATACTACAGGCACTCATCACAGCCATGGGTACCTCTTCCAG CTCTGCAACTCTGCCTATCACTTTCCGATGCCTGGAGGAGGGCCTGGGTGTGGACCGCCGCATCACCAGATTCGTGTTGCCTGTGGGGGCCACTGTCAACATGGACGGCACCGCGCTCTATGAGGCCTTGGCAGCCATCTTTATTGCTCAAGTCAACAACTATGAGCTGAACCTTGGTCAGATCACCACAATCAG CATCACAGCCACAGCTGCCAGCGTAGGAGCAGCTGGCATCCCCCAGGCAGGACTGGTTACCATGGTGATTGTGCTCACATCCGTCGGCCTGCCCACAGAGGACATCACATTGATCATAGCTGTGGATTGGTTCCT TGATCGACTTCGTACGATGACCAATGTACTTGGGGACTCAATTGGAGCAGCTGTCATTGAGCATTTGTCCCAACGGGAGCTGGAGCTGCAAGAGGCTGAGCTGACTCTACCCAGCCTGGGGAAACCCTATAAGTCACTCATGGCACAAGAAAAGGGGGCATCAAGGGGTCGGGGAGGTAATGAGAGTGTCATGTGA